Proteins from a single region of Parambassis ranga chromosome 16, fParRan2.1, whole genome shotgun sequence:
- the LOC114449059 gene encoding uncharacterized protein LOC114449059 isoform X3 produces MMPTIMLLQRLTKQPNWKSGRGVFAKGPISKGDFVVEYRGDMISDDESQRRRRLYHRSCQGFMFDFNWREKIWCIDASREDGSFGRLVNDDYKHPNCKMKKIKVNEKPHLCLFALNDIKEGEEITYDYGGEDYPWRTQTAFIELVPVATDDTPLPSLQETDIDNGTCPSSTDQQTAFIELVPVATDDTPLPSLQETDIDNGTCPSSTDQQTAFIELVPVATDDTPLPSLQETDIDNGTCPSSTDQQTAFIELVPMATDDTPLPSLQETDIDNGTCPSSTDQQFCNEDEIEVPRLRRTKSVIMKDIDLEDSPELYDTTSGSADDYIPDTTCESDSDTDTGLKANTRTTRRSLDEKLEDSRSGSSPVCDTTTPYQITADRVSLPSDDTEAEEEPSSSQAVNDCIVVSTCQKRGGKRVYDKRHYCLYCSKPNAKMARHLERAHQNKPDVAKAISFPKGSKERRKQLDHIRKKGNFAHNAAVIESGKGELVPSKRPSKEAQGNDFMHCAYCQGLFKRKVLWRHMRHCTLRPGSVATKPGKNRVQSMCTFTGPVPGHISTHLWKVISAMNPDPITDIIKSDRVIIDVGQHLLNKGGTSAKNQQNVREKMREMGRLINNARRVTTLKKMEDLINPKKYMETVAAVRATCGYDSETNKFMIPSLANKLGNTLVKVSKLLKAQGLISDNKDLVKMASDFQEVHQEKWNEMISATALRNIREAKWNVPTLMPFTEDVQKLHAYLSQVQEEWYKSLSENPSTKAWMELSKVCLSQIILFNRRREGEVASMPLSAFSSRDTSDPHEDVDWALSEVEKKLCRHFSRIIIRGKRGRPVPILLTPKMLQALELLVEQREASGVLKDNGYMFARPEAMTHFRGSDCLRGFAQMCGAKCPKSLTSTRLRKHAATLSTVLNMTDTEMDQLANFLGHDIRIHREFYRLPEKTLQLAKISKLLMALEQGRLAEFHGMNLDEIGIDPDEKVVDCDEEDRNIQEENCSSTVDGLYCKLDTEDTPLHTEGNEITPPPPKRCRPLPSGDATPSGDSILMSFSKGKTVPKKKSPWQQTEVQAVERHMKQFITSCIVPAKSDCEKCLRKEPEALKNRDWQNLKFYVYNRITAYKRKLQDK; encoded by the exons ATGATGCCTACCATCATGTTGCTACAAAGACTGACAAAACAGCCAAACTGGAAGTCAG GGCGTGGTGTGTTTGCTAAGGGTCCAATTAGCAAAGGAGATTTTGTTGTTGAATATAGAGGAGATATGATAAGTGATGATGAgtctcagagaagaagaagactttACCACAGATCATGTCAAGGATTTATGTTTGATTTCAACTGGAGGGAAAAGATATGGTG CATTGATGCCTCTAGAGAAGATGGATCCTTCGGGCGCCTTGTTAATGATGATTACAAACATCCGAACTgcaagatgaaaaaaatcaagGTGAATGAAAAACCACACCTCTGCCTGTTTGCCTTGAATGACattaaagaaggagaagagatcACTTATGACTATGGAGGCGAAGACTACCCATGGAGAACACAG ACTGCCTTCATTGAACTTGTTCCCGTGGCAACGGATGACACCCCTCTTCCctcactacaagagactgacaTTGATAATGGGAcctgtcccagcagcactgatcaacag ACTGCCTTCATTGAACTTGTTCCCGTGGCAACAGATGACACCCCTCTTCCctcactacaagagactgacaTTGATAATGGGAcctgtcccagcagcactgatcaACAG ACTGCCTTCATTGAACTTGTTCCCGTGGCAACGGATGACACCCCTCTTCCctcactacaagagactgacaTTGATAATGGGAcctgtcccagcagcactgatcaacag ACTGCCTTCATTGAACTTGTTCCCATGGCAACAGATGACACCCCTCTTCCctcactacaagagactgacaTTGATAATGGGAcctgtcccagcagcactgatcaACAG TTTTGTAATGAAGATGAGATTGAGGTACCAAGACTGAGACGCACCAAAAGTGTCATA atgaAAGACATAGATCTTGAAGATTCCCCAGAACTATATGATACAACATCAGGAAGTGCTGATGATTACATTCCAGATACCACATGTGAAAGTGATAGTGACACTGACACTGGCCTTAAAGCAAACACAAGGACAACACGCCGGTCTCTTGATGAAAAACTGGAGGATTCCAGGTCAGGAAGTTCCCCTGTCTGTGACACCACAACACCATACCAAATCACTGCTGACAGAGTTTCTCTGCCATCTGATGACACTGAAGCAGAAGAGGAGCCTTCTTCAAGTCAGGCTGTAAATGACTGCATAGTTGTTAGCACATGCcaaaaaagagggggaaaaagagtGTATGACAAGAGGCACTACTGCTTGTATTGCAGTAAGCCCAATGCCAAGATGGCAAGGCATCTAGAACGTGCACATCAAAATAAACCCGATGTAGCCAAAGCGATAAGCTTTCCAAAGGGTtccaaagagagaagaaaacaattaGATCACATTCGCAAGAAAGGAAACTTTGCACATAATGCTGCTGTTATTGAATCAGGAAAAGGGGAACTAGTTCCCTCTAAACGACCATCTAAAGAAGCACAGGGAAATGACTTCATGCACTGTGCATACTGTCAAGGATTGTTCAAAAGAAAAGTCCTTTGGCGACATATGCGTCATTGTACACTTAGACCAGGATCTGTTGCAACCAAACCTGGAAAGAACCGTGTTCAGTCCATGTGTACATTCACAGGACCTGTTCCAGGCCATATCAGTACACATCTGTGGAAGGTGATCAGTGCCATGAATCCTGACCCAATCACAGACATAATAAAAAGTGACCGGGTCATTATTGATGTTGGACAGCACTTGTTAAACAAAGGCGGCACATCAGCCAAGAATCAACAGAATGTACGAGAGAAGATGCGAGAGATGGGTAGGCTGATTAACAACGCCAGAAGAGTCACCaccttaaaaaaaatggaagatcTCATAAATCCAAAAAAGTATATGGAGACTGTTGCAGCTGTTAGGGCTACATGTGGGTATGACAGTGAGACAAACAAGTTCATGATTCCATCACTAGCAAACAAACTTGGGAACACGCTGGTTAAAGTAAGCAAACTTTTAAAAGCTCAGGGTTTAATCTCAGACAACAAAGACCTTGTGAAGATGGCCAGTGACTTTCAAGAGGTCCATCAGGAAAAGTGGAATGAGATGATTTCAGCTACAGCACTGAGAAACATCAGAGAAGCAAAGTGGAATGTTCCCACACTCATGCCTTTCACTGAGGATGTCCAGAAACTGCATGCGTATCTCAGTCAAGTGCAGGAAGAGTGGTACAAGTCACTCTCTGAAAACCCCTCCACAAAAGCCTGGATGGAGCTGTCAAAGGTGTGTTTGTCCCAGATTATTCTCTTTAACCGGCGCAGAGAAGGAGAGGTGGCGAGCATGCCATTATCTGCATTTTCATCAAGAGACACATCTGATCCACATGAAGATGTGGACTGGGCACTCTCTGAAGTGGAAAAGAAACTCTGCAGACACTTTTCAAGGATCATCATCAGAGGAAAACGAGGTCGCCCAGTTCCAATCCTCCTGACTCCAAAAATGCTTCAAGCATTAGAACTCCTTGTTGAGCAAAGAGAAGCTTCTGGTGTTTTAAAAGACAATGGCTACATGTTCGCAAGACCAGAAGCTATGACACATTTCCGAGGTTCAGACTGCCTCCGTGGCTTTGCACAGATGTGTGGTGCAAAGTGTCCCAAGTCACTGACATCCACCAGACTGCGAAAGCACGCTGCAACCCTTTCAACAGTGCTGaacatgacagacacagagatggaCCAGTTGGCCAACTTTCTTGGACATGACATAAGAATCCATCGTGAATTTTATCGACTCCCTGAGAAGACATTGCAGCTTGCCAAGATCAGCAAACTTCTAATGGCACTCGAGCAGGGAAGACTCGCTGAGTTTCATGGAATGAACTTGGATGAGATTGGGATAGATCCAGATG AAAAAGTTGTTGACTGTGACGAGGAAGACCGGAACATTCAGGAGGAAAACTGTTCATCTACTGTTGATGGTCTGTACTGCA aactggacacagaggacacaccaCTTCATACTGAAGGTAATGAAATTACACCACCACCTCCTAAGAGATGCAGACCACTACCATCAGGTGATGCAACACCCTCAGGAGACAGTATTCTCATGTCTTTTTCCAAGG GTAAAACTGTCCCAAAGAAGAAATCCCCCTGGCAGCAAACTGAGGTGCAAGCAGTGGAGAGGCACATGAAACAGTTCATCACATCTTGTATTGTACCAGCAAAGAGTGATTGTGAGAAGTGTTTGAGGAAGGAACCCGAAGCTCTTAAGAATCGGGACTGGCAGAACCTGAAATTCTATGTTTACAACCGCATCACAGCCTACAAAAGGAAACTGCaagataaataa
- the LOC114449059 gene encoding uncharacterized protein LOC114449059 isoform X5 has product MISDDESQRRRRLYHRSCQGFMFDFNWREKIWCIDASREDGSFGRLVNDDYKHPNCKMKKIKVNEKPHLCLFALNDIKEGEEITYDYGGEDYPWRTQTAFIELVPVATDDTPLPSLQETDIDNGTCPSSTDQQTAFIELVPVATDDTPLPSLQETDIDNGTCPSSTDQQTAFIELVPVATDDTPLPSLQETDIDNGTCPSSTDQQTAFIELVPMATDDTPLPSLQETDIDNGTCPSSTDQQFCNEDEIEVPRLRRTKSVIMKDIDLEDSPELYDTTSGSADDYIPDTTCESDSDTDTGLKANTRTTRRSLDEKLEDSRSGSSPVCDTTTPYQITADRVSLPSDDTEAEEEPSSSQAVNDCIVVSTCQKRGGKRVYDKRHYCLYCSKPNAKMARHLERAHQNKPDVAKAISFPKGSKERRKQLDHIRKKGNFAHNAAVIESGKGELVPSKRPSKEAQGNDFMHCAYCQGLFKRKVLWRHMRHCTLRPGSVATKPGKNRVQSMCTFTGPVPGHISTHLWKVISAMNPDPITDIIKSDRVIIDVGQHLLNKGGTSAKNQQNVREKMREMGRLINNARRVTTLKKMEDLINPKKYMETVAAVRATCGYDSETNKFMIPSLANKLGNTLVKVSKLLKAQGLISDNKDLVKMASDFQEVHQEKWNEMISATALRNIREAKWNVPTLMPFTEDVQKLHAYLSQVQEEWYKSLSENPSTKAWMELSKVCLSQIILFNRRREGEVASMPLSAFSSRDTSDPHEDVDWALSEVEKKLCRHFSRIIIRGKRGRPVPILLTPKMLQALELLVEQREASGVLKDNGYMFARPEAMTHFRGSDCLRGFAQMCGAKCPKSLTSTRLRKHAATLSTVLNMTDTEMDQLANFLGHDIRIHREFYRLPEKTLQLAKISKLLMALEQGRLAEFHGMNLDEIGIDPDEKVVDCDEEDRNIQEENCSSTVDGLYCKLDTEDTPLHTEGNEITPPPPKRCRPLPSGDATPSGDSILMSFSKGKTVPKKKSPWQQTEVQAVERHMKQFITSCIVPAKSDCEKCLRKEPEALKNRDWQNLKFYVYNRITAYKRKLQDK; this is encoded by the exons ATGATAAGTGATGATGAgtctcagagaagaagaagactttACCACAGATCATGTCAAGGATTTATGTTTGATTTCAACTGGAGGGAAAAGATATGGTG CATTGATGCCTCTAGAGAAGATGGATCCTTCGGGCGCCTTGTTAATGATGATTACAAACATCCGAACTgcaagatgaaaaaaatcaagGTGAATGAAAAACCACACCTCTGCCTGTTTGCCTTGAATGACattaaagaaggagaagagatcACTTATGACTATGGAGGCGAAGACTACCCATGGAGAACACAG ACTGCCTTCATTGAACTTGTTCCCGTGGCAACGGATGACACCCCTCTTCCctcactacaagagactgacaTTGATAATGGGAcctgtcccagcagcactgatcaacag ACTGCCTTCATTGAACTTGTTCCCGTGGCAACAGATGACACCCCTCTTCCctcactacaagagactgacaTTGATAATGGGAcctgtcccagcagcactgatcaACAG ACTGCCTTCATTGAACTTGTTCCCGTGGCAACGGATGACACCCCTCTTCCctcactacaagagactgacaTTGATAATGGGAcctgtcccagcagcactgatcaacag ACTGCCTTCATTGAACTTGTTCCCATGGCAACAGATGACACCCCTCTTCCctcactacaagagactgacaTTGATAATGGGAcctgtcccagcagcactgatcaACAG TTTTGTAATGAAGATGAGATTGAGGTACCAAGACTGAGACGCACCAAAAGTGTCATA atgaAAGACATAGATCTTGAAGATTCCCCAGAACTATATGATACAACATCAGGAAGTGCTGATGATTACATTCCAGATACCACATGTGAAAGTGATAGTGACACTGACACTGGCCTTAAAGCAAACACAAGGACAACACGCCGGTCTCTTGATGAAAAACTGGAGGATTCCAGGTCAGGAAGTTCCCCTGTCTGTGACACCACAACACCATACCAAATCACTGCTGACAGAGTTTCTCTGCCATCTGATGACACTGAAGCAGAAGAGGAGCCTTCTTCAAGTCAGGCTGTAAATGACTGCATAGTTGTTAGCACATGCcaaaaaagagggggaaaaagagtGTATGACAAGAGGCACTACTGCTTGTATTGCAGTAAGCCCAATGCCAAGATGGCAAGGCATCTAGAACGTGCACATCAAAATAAACCCGATGTAGCCAAAGCGATAAGCTTTCCAAAGGGTtccaaagagagaagaaaacaattaGATCACATTCGCAAGAAAGGAAACTTTGCACATAATGCTGCTGTTATTGAATCAGGAAAAGGGGAACTAGTTCCCTCTAAACGACCATCTAAAGAAGCACAGGGAAATGACTTCATGCACTGTGCATACTGTCAAGGATTGTTCAAAAGAAAAGTCCTTTGGCGACATATGCGTCATTGTACACTTAGACCAGGATCTGTTGCAACCAAACCTGGAAAGAACCGTGTTCAGTCCATGTGTACATTCACAGGACCTGTTCCAGGCCATATCAGTACACATCTGTGGAAGGTGATCAGTGCCATGAATCCTGACCCAATCACAGACATAATAAAAAGTGACCGGGTCATTATTGATGTTGGACAGCACTTGTTAAACAAAGGCGGCACATCAGCCAAGAATCAACAGAATGTACGAGAGAAGATGCGAGAGATGGGTAGGCTGATTAACAACGCCAGAAGAGTCACCaccttaaaaaaaatggaagatcTCATAAATCCAAAAAAGTATATGGAGACTGTTGCAGCTGTTAGGGCTACATGTGGGTATGACAGTGAGACAAACAAGTTCATGATTCCATCACTAGCAAACAAACTTGGGAACACGCTGGTTAAAGTAAGCAAACTTTTAAAAGCTCAGGGTTTAATCTCAGACAACAAAGACCTTGTGAAGATGGCCAGTGACTTTCAAGAGGTCCATCAGGAAAAGTGGAATGAGATGATTTCAGCTACAGCACTGAGAAACATCAGAGAAGCAAAGTGGAATGTTCCCACACTCATGCCTTTCACTGAGGATGTCCAGAAACTGCATGCGTATCTCAGTCAAGTGCAGGAAGAGTGGTACAAGTCACTCTCTGAAAACCCCTCCACAAAAGCCTGGATGGAGCTGTCAAAGGTGTGTTTGTCCCAGATTATTCTCTTTAACCGGCGCAGAGAAGGAGAGGTGGCGAGCATGCCATTATCTGCATTTTCATCAAGAGACACATCTGATCCACATGAAGATGTGGACTGGGCACTCTCTGAAGTGGAAAAGAAACTCTGCAGACACTTTTCAAGGATCATCATCAGAGGAAAACGAGGTCGCCCAGTTCCAATCCTCCTGACTCCAAAAATGCTTCAAGCATTAGAACTCCTTGTTGAGCAAAGAGAAGCTTCTGGTGTTTTAAAAGACAATGGCTACATGTTCGCAAGACCAGAAGCTATGACACATTTCCGAGGTTCAGACTGCCTCCGTGGCTTTGCACAGATGTGTGGTGCAAAGTGTCCCAAGTCACTGACATCCACCAGACTGCGAAAGCACGCTGCAACCCTTTCAACAGTGCTGaacatgacagacacagagatggaCCAGTTGGCCAACTTTCTTGGACATGACATAAGAATCCATCGTGAATTTTATCGACTCCCTGAGAAGACATTGCAGCTTGCCAAGATCAGCAAACTTCTAATGGCACTCGAGCAGGGAAGACTCGCTGAGTTTCATGGAATGAACTTGGATGAGATTGGGATAGATCCAGATG AAAAAGTTGTTGACTGTGACGAGGAAGACCGGAACATTCAGGAGGAAAACTGTTCATCTACTGTTGATGGTCTGTACTGCA aactggacacagaggacacaccaCTTCATACTGAAGGTAATGAAATTACACCACCACCTCCTAAGAGATGCAGACCACTACCATCAGGTGATGCAACACCCTCAGGAGACAGTATTCTCATGTCTTTTTCCAAGG GTAAAACTGTCCCAAAGAAGAAATCCCCCTGGCAGCAAACTGAGGTGCAAGCAGTGGAGAGGCACATGAAACAGTTCATCACATCTTGTATTGTACCAGCAAAGAGTGATTGTGAGAAGTGTTTGAGGAAGGAACCCGAAGCTCTTAAGAATCGGGACTGGCAGAACCTGAAATTCTATGTTTACAACCGCATCACAGCCTACAAAAGGAAACTGCaagataaataa